One Helicobacter pylori genomic window, CTTTTTTATTTAGCTTATCGCCCTAAGGCTGAAGTGTTGCAAGGGTTTTTGGAGGCCAGAGAATACAGCGTGAGCTCCAAAGTCCCTGGCCGCATTGAAAAGGTGTTTGTTAAAAAAGGCGATCACATTAAAAAGGGCGATTTGGTTTTTAGCATTTCTAGCCCTGAATTAGAAGCCAAGCTCGCTCAAGCTGAAGCTGGGCATAAAGCCGCTAAAGCGCTTAGCGATGAAGTCAAAAGAGGCTCAAGAGATGAAACGATCAATTCTGCGAGGGACATTTGGCAAGCGGCAAAATCCCAAGCGAATTTGGCTAAAGAGACTTATAAACGCGTTCAAGATTTGTATGATAACGGCGTGGCGAGTTTGCAAAAGCGCGATGAAGCCTATGCGGCTTATGAAAGCACCAAATACAACGAGAGCGCGGCTTACCAAAAGTATAAAATGGCTTTAGGGGGGGCGAGCTCTGAAAGTAAGATTGCCGCTAAGGCTAAAGAGAGCGCGGCTTTAGGGCAAGTGAATGAAGTGGAATCCTATTTAAAAGATGTCAAAGCGACAGCCCCAATTGATGGGGAAGTGAGTAATGTGCTTTTAAGCGGTGGCGAGCTTAGCCCTAAGGGCTTTCCTGTGGTGCTCATGATTGATTTAAAGGATAGTTGGTTAAAAATCAGCGTGCCTGAAAAGTATTTGAACGAGTTTAAAGTGGGTAAGGAATTTGAAGGTTATATCCCAGCGTTGAAAAAAAGCGCGAAATTCAGGGTCAAATATTTGAGCGTGATGGGGGATTTTGCGACTTGGAAAGCGACGAATAATTCCAACACTTATGACATGAAAAGCTATGAAGTGGAAGCCATACCCTTAGAAAAATTGGAAAATTTTAGGGTAGGGATGAGCGTGTTAGTTACCATTAAGCCTTAGAAAGGATTGTTTTGTTCAAATTGATAAGCGCATGGGTTTTACAAGACAAGTTCTTGTTTGTCGTGTGTTTTATATTGCCTTTTTGTTTAGGGGTTTTAGGCACGCAAATCTTTAAACAAGAGACCCCAAGACAGCTCCCTATCGTGGTGGTGGATTTGGATAAGACCACTACAAGCCATCAAGTGGCGTTTGAATTGGGCGCAACGAGCGCGCTTCAAATCAAATACCAAGTGGCTAGCCTTTTAGAAGCCAAACGCTTTTTAAACTCCGCTGAAGCGTATGGGGCGTTGGTTTTGCCTAGAGATTTAGAGAAAAAAATCAAAATGGGGCGAAAGGTGGATTTGCCCTTTTATTATAACGCTGAATACGTTTTAGTGGGGAAAACGCTCAAAAACGCTTTCTTGCAAACCGCTTTGACTTTAGACGCTAAAACCTTAGCCACCAAAGCTTTAGTGCGAGATTCCAATTTGATTTCGGCTAAAGCCCAAGCAATGCCTATTGTTTTGCAATTGCATGCGCTATACAATGAAGAAA contains:
- a CDS encoding HlyD family secretion protein — protein: MSNSMLDKNKAILTGGGALLLGLIVLFYLAYRPKAEVLQGFLEAREYSVSSKVPGRIEKVFVKKGDHIKKGDLVFSISSPELEAKLAQAEAGHKAAKALSDEVKRGSRDETINSARDIWQAAKSQANLAKETYKRVQDLYDNGVASLQKRDEAYAAYESTKYNESAAYQKYKMALGGASSESKIAAKAKESAALGQVNEVESYLKDVKATAPIDGEVSNVLLSGGELSPKGFPVVLMIDLKDSWLKISVPEKYLNEFKVGKEFEGYIPALKKSAKFRVKYLSVMGDFATWKATNNSNTYDMKSYEVEAIPLEKLENFRVGMSVLVTIKP